One region of Faecalibacter bovis genomic DNA includes:
- a CDS encoding endonuclease/exonuclease/phosphatase family protein, with product MLIVSIPTFYPIYLSYPLVNLSKQSKETPNLSVMTFNTHQFKDDGLTDLIENNLTDIMLFQEGGEKTHRSWKNKKLDGYYAEYYAGLSIYSKFPIIKTNRIESPDRSNSGIAAYADIDLGFDTIRVINLYMEPMYIDKALVKDVINSDTTEEIEQTSKKLEVKLVNGMKVHVDQLKLLIPTIRRSPHPVLLASDLNSTPNSYEYEEITKYLSDSFIKAGKGNGTTFHGFKFPIRIDYIFHSDQFEVIEAKVIRKKISDHFPVIINYKLHN from the coding sequence ATGTTGATCGTATCTATCCCTACTTTTTATCCTATTTATTTATCTTATCCATTGGTTAATTTAAGTAAACAATCAAAGGAAACGCCGAATTTATCAGTTATGACATTTAATACACATCAATTTAAAGATGATGGTTTAACTGATTTGATAGAAAATAATTTAACGGATATTATGCTTTTTCAGGAAGGTGGAGAGAAAACTCATCGCTCTTGGAAAAATAAAAAGTTAGATGGATATTATGCAGAATACTACGCAGGACTAAGTATATATAGTAAATTCCCGATTATTAAAACGAATCGAATTGAATCTCCAGATAGATCGAATAGTGGAATTGCTGCATATGCGGATATTGATTTAGGTTTTGATACAATTCGTGTGATTAATCTTTACATGGAACCAATGTATATTGATAAAGCATTGGTGAAAGATGTAATTAATTCTGATACAACAGAAGAAATAGAACAAACAAGTAAAAAATTAGAAGTAAAATTGGTTAACGGAATGAAAGTTCACGTAGATCAATTAAAACTTTTAATTCCGACAATAAGAAGATCGCCACATCCAGTTTTATTGGCATCAGATCTTAACTCAACTCCGAATTCTTACGAATACGAAGAAATAACAAAATATCTTTCTGATTCGTTTATTAAAGCTGGTAAAGGGAATGGAACTACTTTCCATGGGTTTAAATTTCCGATCAGAATTGATTATATTTTCCATTCAGACCAATTTGAGGTTATTGAAGCCAAGGTGATTAGGAAAAAAATTTCAGATCATTTTCCAGTAATTATCAATTATAAACTTCATAATTAG
- a CDS encoding rhomboid family intramembrane serine protease has protein sequence MVNGILDDLKLKYKTGNITTKIIYINVVIFFSLWLIDNFAGIAVSNWLRLPRIQENFALQPWSILTYTWMHFDVWQLLMNMILLYFIGQLFLQFFRDKDLLTFYIFGGIVGGLSFLIFPIKTTSLLAGSSAAIYTLLFAVISYNPRMPVRLVLFPSSFPILYFGYFFLGLDLLQIILKGTNMGGSISHLGGMAFGYLYMKQFEKGNDFLGNFIQNFKNIFSKKVKKSSFKTYKNYSKSNSNKVPKNDYDFNHQKVEKQNKINTILDKISRSGYESLSKEEKDFLFKEGR, from the coding sequence ATGGTAAACGGAATTTTAGACGATTTAAAATTAAAATATAAAACAGGAAATATTACAACAAAGATTATCTATATCAATGTTGTAATATTTTTCTCTTTGTGGTTAATTGATAATTTTGCAGGTATTGCTGTAAGTAATTGGTTAAGATTGCCACGCATACAAGAGAATTTTGCTTTACAACCTTGGTCAATTCTCACTTATACATGGATGCACTTTGATGTTTGGCAATTATTGATGAATATGATATTATTATATTTCATTGGTCAATTATTCTTACAATTTTTCAGAGATAAAGATTTACTTACTTTCTACATTTTTGGTGGAATAGTAGGAGGTTTATCTTTTTTAATATTTCCTATAAAAACAACAAGTTTATTGGCAGGAAGTTCAGCAGCGATTTATACTTTATTATTCGCTGTTATCAGTTATAATCCAAGAATGCCAGTACGTTTAGTTTTATTCCCATCTAGTTTTCCAATATTATATTTTGGGTATTTTTTCCTTGGGTTAGACTTACTTCAAATTATTTTGAAAGGAACAAATATGGGAGGAAGTATTTCGCATTTAGGCGGAATGGCTTTTGGTTATCTTTATATGAAACAATTTGAAAAAGGAAATGATTTTTTAGGTAACTTCATTCAAAATTTTAAAAATATATTTTCTAAAAAAGTAAAGAAATCATCATTTAAAACATATAAGAATTATTCGAAATCAAATTCTAATAAAGTTCCAAAAAATGATTACGATTTCAATCATCAAAAAGTAGAAAAACAAAATAAGATTAATACGATTTTAGATAAAATTTCACGTTCAGGTTACGAAAGTTTATCAAAAGAAGAAAAAGATTTTTTGTTTAAGGAAGGAAGATAA
- a CDS encoding rhomboid family intramembrane serine protease: MMGQPIPTITKNLLIINGLFFLATIVFQSKGINLSVILGAFYPGSPNFESWQLVTHMFMHASYPNISHILFNMFALWSFGSAVETTIGQTRFLKLYLFAGFGGFFLFNLVNYIEVSQLQKLVVADGFSISEIYELSKMNISGEYRTSELIKNNINADSLQRQFTTPMVGASGAIYGLLLAFAVLYPDAKLALIFFPVGIKAKYFIPVLILFELFMGVRGYEWNNVANFAHLGGALIGFLYIRNWKKNLYRRN, translated from the coding sequence ATGATGGGACAACCAATACCTACGATTACCAAAAATTTGTTGATAATTAATGGTTTATTCTTTTTGGCAACGATTGTATTTCAGTCGAAAGGAATAAATTTATCGGTAATTTTAGGTGCGTTTTATCCAGGTTCACCAAATTTTGAAAGCTGGCAATTAGTTACGCATATGTTTATGCATGCAAGTTATCCGAACATCTCACATATTTTATTTAATATGTTTGCGCTTTGGTCATTTGGATCCGCTGTAGAAACTACAATAGGGCAAACTAGATTCTTAAAGCTGTATTTATTTGCTGGTTTTGGAGGTTTCTTTTTATTCAATTTAGTCAATTATATAGAAGTGAGTCAACTTCAAAAATTGGTTGTAGCAGATGGTTTTTCTATCTCTGAAATTTATGAATTGTCTAAAATGAATATTTCGGGTGAGTATAGAACTTCAGAACTTATTAAAAATAATATTAATGCAGATAGTTTGCAACGACAGTTCACAACCCCAATGGTTGGTGCCTCTGGTGCAATTTATGGATTGTTGTTAGCGTTTGCAGTTTTATATCCAGATGCAAAATTAGCCTTGATATTTTTTCCTGTCGGGATTAAAGCGAAATATTTTATTCCTGTTTTAATCTTATTCGAATTATTTATGGGAGTAAGAGGTTATGAATGGAATAATGTTGCAAATTTTGCCCATTTAGGTGGTGCGTTGATTGGATTCTTATATATCCGAAATTGGAAAAAGAATTTATACCGAAGAAATTAA
- the mutL gene encoding DNA mismatch repair endonuclease MutL: MMNDIIQLLPDHVANQIAAGEVVQRPSSVVKELIENAVDAGATTIQLICKDAGRSLIQVIDNGSGMSVTDVRMAYERHATSKIKTTEDIFSIHTKGFRGEALASIAAVAQVETKTKREFEELGTQLIIEGGEVRNQDPVVCPTGTSISVKNLFYNVPARRNFLKSNQVEFRHIQDEFQRIALAHENVSFYLHHNDSEIYHLRAGNLKQRIVQIFGKKLGSQIISVEEDTEIVKIKGYVGKPDAAKKSRGEQFFFVNNRFIRSPYLHNALCDAFEELLPAGYQPSYFMYLELDPSRIDINIHPTKTEIKFEDEALIYTIIRAAVKHALGQFNVIPSLDFEQDPNWAFIPSAKEDADIKIPEISVDQNFNPFSNDNHYRAPKPSAIKSTMDFYNDAVELEIENNHAHQIFESNFEQSNQLFESEVGQAEQFKVIQWQSKYLIVEYRGELLIIDQHRAHQKILFEKFIHSKRDNALVQQMLFPIELDLSPNDRQKLIDVESQLLSFGFDISLDEEAIQINAIPVDVQQEDVVSIFMDFIDELDFKETLELDQSFAKILAKNAAVKKGTTLKEEQATSLVEELFRLPNPNYSPYGRPIFVQMNTTEIEKILQ; the protein is encoded by the coding sequence ATGATGAATGATATTATTCAATTACTGCCAGATCATGTAGCAAATCAAATTGCTGCAGGAGAAGTGGTTCAACGCCCGTCTTCTGTTGTGAAAGAGTTAATTGAAAATGCAGTTGATGCAGGTGCTACAACAATTCAGTTAATATGTAAAGACGCTGGTAGAAGTTTAATCCAAGTTATAGATAACGGGAGTGGGATGAGTGTAACAGACGTAAGAATGGCTTACGAACGTCACGCGACTTCTAAAATTAAAACGACCGAAGATATATTTTCTATCCATACCAAAGGCTTTAGAGGTGAAGCATTAGCTTCAATCGCTGCGGTGGCTCAGGTAGAAACAAAAACCAAACGTGAATTTGAAGAATTAGGTACGCAATTGATTATTGAAGGGGGAGAAGTCCGCAATCAAGATCCGGTTGTTTGCCCAACAGGTACTTCAATTTCGGTTAAAAATTTATTTTATAATGTACCAGCTCGTAGAAATTTTCTGAAGTCGAATCAAGTTGAATTTAGACATATTCAAGACGAATTTCAACGTATCGCTTTAGCTCACGAAAATGTAAGTTTTTATTTACATCACAATGATTCAGAAATTTATCATTTAAGAGCAGGGAATTTAAAACAACGAATTGTTCAAATTTTTGGTAAAAAATTAGGTTCACAAATCATATCAGTTGAAGAAGATACCGAGATTGTAAAAATCAAAGGATATGTTGGGAAACCTGATGCGGCAAAAAAATCTAGAGGAGAGCAATTTTTCTTCGTAAATAATAGATTTATTCGTAGTCCATATTTACACAATGCTTTGTGTGATGCTTTCGAAGAGCTATTACCAGCAGGATATCAACCTTCATATTTTATGTATTTAGAATTGGATCCTTCTAGGATTGATATTAACATACATCCAACAAAAACGGAAATAAAATTTGAAGATGAAGCTTTAATTTATACAATTATTAGAGCAGCTGTAAAGCATGCATTAGGACAATTTAATGTAATTCCTTCGTTGGATTTTGAACAAGATCCAAACTGGGCATTTATTCCTTCAGCAAAAGAGGATGCAGATATTAAAATTCCAGAGATTTCTGTAGATCAAAATTTCAATCCATTTTCTAACGATAATCATTACAGAGCGCCAAAGCCTTCTGCTATAAAATCTACAATGGATTTTTATAATGATGCAGTTGAATTAGAAATTGAAAATAATCATGCACATCAAATTTTTGAATCGAATTTTGAACAATCAAATCAATTATTTGAGTCTGAAGTTGGACAAGCAGAACAATTCAAAGTTATTCAATGGCAAAGTAAATATTTGATTGTTGAATATCGAGGAGAATTGTTAATAATTGATCAGCATAGAGCGCATCAAAAAATATTGTTCGAAAAATTTATCCATTCAAAACGTGATAATGCGTTGGTACAACAAATGCTTTTTCCGATTGAATTAGATTTATCGCCGAATGATCGTCAAAAATTAATCGACGTCGAAAGTCAATTGCTAAGTTTTGGTTTTGATATTTCGTTAGACGAAGAAGCGATCCAAATTAATGCAATACCAGTAGATGTTCAGCAAGAAGACGTGGTTTCTATTTTTATGGATTTTATTGATGAATTAGATTTTAAAGAAACTTTAGAATTAGATCAATCCTTTGCTAAAATTTTAGCAAAAAATGCTGCTGTAAAAAAAGGAACAACTTTAAAAGAAGAACAAGCAACATCTTTAGTTGAAGAATTATTCAGATTACCGAACCCAAATTATTCGCCTTATGGTCGACCAATTTTTGTTCAGATGAATACAACTGAGATCGAAAAAATATTACAATAA
- the putP gene encoding sodium/proline symporter PutP: protein MDSYEIISIGIYLALMIGIGIYSYKKSTSNSEEFLIGGRKMGAAVTALSAGAADMSGWLLMGLPGAMYLTGLSASWIAIGLTFGAFMNYIIVAPRLRVYTEVAGNSITIPVFFENRFKDKTHLLKIVSSLLILVFFTLYTSSGMVAGGKLFESAFGMNYMTGLFVTSIVVVLYTFLGGFLAVSLTDFVQGTIMVLALVVVPIVAIIEIGGVGETFQIIDSKGPNYLDLFTGTSTITIFSLLAWGLGYFGQPHILVRFMAIDKVADLTKARRIGITWMIFTVGGALLVGLVGIAYLLKFDHTNMILFDSSKTDAETIFIYFSRILFHPLIAGFLLSAILAAVMSTISSQLLVTSSSLTEDIYKAFLNKKASANQLLIASRISVLVVAAISLALSISPKDSILNLVGNAWAGFGAAFGPVILLSLLWRKTTWQGALVGMIVGAVVVLTWVYTDHNYKDWYEIIPGFISSFIAIAIVSFVTKQDQHEIDKEFNQVNQIIKNN from the coding sequence ATGGATTCATATGAAATTATTTCAATTGGAATTTATTTGGCTTTGATGATTGGAATTGGAATTTATTCCTATAAAAAATCAACATCAAATTCTGAAGAATTTTTAATTGGAGGTAGAAAAATGGGAGCTGCAGTTACAGCTTTATCAGCTGGTGCTGCTGATATGAGCGGATGGCTTTTAATGGGTTTACCAGGAGCAATGTATTTAACCGGTTTATCTGCTTCTTGGATTGCAATAGGTTTAACTTTTGGTGCATTTATGAATTATATAATTGTTGCTCCAAGATTACGTGTGTATACAGAAGTTGCAGGAAATTCTATTACAATTCCTGTTTTTTTTGAAAATCGTTTTAAAGACAAAACACATTTACTAAAAATAGTTTCATCTCTTTTAATATTAGTATTTTTTACGCTCTATACTTCATCAGGAATGGTTGCTGGTGGAAAATTATTTGAATCTGCTTTCGGAATGAATTATATGACCGGATTGTTTGTTACAAGTATTGTAGTCGTATTATACACATTTTTAGGAGGATTTTTGGCCGTTTCATTAACAGATTTTGTTCAAGGTACAATCATGGTTTTGGCCTTGGTTGTTGTTCCGATTGTTGCTATTATTGAAATTGGCGGAGTAGGAGAAACTTTTCAAATAATAGATTCTAAAGGTCCAAATTATTTAGATTTATTTACAGGAACTTCAACCATCACAATTTTTTCATTGTTAGCTTGGGGATTAGGCTATTTTGGTCAACCACACATATTGGTTCGTTTTATGGCCATTGATAAAGTTGCTGATTTAACAAAAGCTCGTCGAATAGGAATTACATGGATGATTTTTACAGTAGGTGGTGCATTGTTAGTAGGTTTAGTAGGAATTGCATACCTGTTAAAATTTGATCATACAAATATGATTTTGTTTGATTCATCTAAAACAGACGCAGAAACTATTTTCATTTATTTTTCTAGAATATTGTTTCATCCACTAATTGCAGGGTTTTTATTGTCAGCGATTTTAGCCGCTGTAATGAGTACCATCTCATCTCAATTATTAGTTACTTCAAGTTCTTTGACTGAAGATATTTATAAAGCTTTTCTAAATAAAAAAGCATCTGCAAACCAATTATTGATCGCAAGTCGAATTTCAGTTTTAGTTGTTGCAGCTATTTCATTAGCATTATCAATATCGCCAAAGGATTCTATATTAAATCTGGTTGGAAATGCATGGGCTGGATTTGGAGCAGCTTTTGGGCCAGTTATTTTACTTTCATTACTTTGGCGTAAAACAACTTGGCAAGGCGCATTAGTTGGAATGATTGTTGGTGCAGTTGTTGTTTTAACATGGGTTTACACAGATCATAATTACAAAGATTGGTACGAAATTATACCAGGATTTATTAGCTCTTTTATCGCTATTGCAATTGTTTCATTTGTAACGAAACAAGATCAACATGAGATAGATAAAGAATTTAATCAAGTAAATCAAATTATAAAAAACAATTAA
- a CDS encoding thioredoxin domain-containing protein, with amino-acid sequence MTFQQNNLKSATSPYLKQHENNPVWWQSWSDEVLAYAQEINKPLLISIGYSACHWCHVMEHQSFEDDEVAKMMNDHFVCIKIDREERPDLDSLYMNVVQIIHQSGGWPLNVFALPDGRPFYGGTYFPKQQWNELLDNIQSMYHNNYSKTLEYVDSIADGLTKMETIELKTEQQFSKTKIQETFDFWKQQFDDEWGGFNRAPKFMLSNAWETILRFGIQTKDEELLIQTKITLDRMAFGGIYDQLKGGFARYSVDPYWKVPHFEKMLYDNGQLLSLYANAYKVYGEAEYKKVIEETINWLKLEMLSPENAFYAAIDADSEGEEGKYHVWNATELKEILSDDFELFKTYYNIDGFGEWEHGNNILMRLTDNGEFCEKNKISEPELQAKIKTWKSILNPIREQRIKPHRDEKILTSWNALTIKGLCDAYQATGNIEYLQLAENAISFLLANQWNGETLYRNYKDEQTTIPGFLDDYALVIEALIKLFETSTNQNYLEKAQEITEQVFNQFYNHKNKMFAYKSHYDTPLVNETFEIYDNVISSSNSIMANNLFKLGKILSQEHYIEQAKQMLSNIEEKIPDYPTGFANWIQLYLNFSHDFKEIVVIGDEAIDYLKQLNFYYIPNAVFVASETENLEVTQQRLTKGKTGIHICENYACKMPVYSVDEALDVI; translated from the coding sequence ATGACTTTTCAACAAAACAACCTCAAATCGGCAACAAGTCCATACCTAAAACAACACGAAAATAATCCAGTTTGGTGGCAAAGTTGGAGTGATGAAGTTTTAGCCTATGCACAAGAAATAAATAAACCGTTGTTAATTTCTATTGGATATTCGGCTTGCCATTGGTGTCATGTAATGGAGCATCAATCATTTGAAGATGATGAAGTAGCGAAAATGATGAACGATCATTTTGTTTGTATTAAAATTGACCGTGAAGAACGTCCAGATTTAGATTCTTTATACATGAATGTGGTACAAATTATACATCAATCAGGTGGTTGGCCGCTGAATGTTTTCGCACTACCAGATGGTCGCCCGTTTTATGGTGGAACATATTTTCCGAAACAACAATGGAACGAATTATTGGATAATATTCAGTCTATGTATCACAACAATTATTCAAAAACATTAGAATATGTAGATTCGATTGCTGATGGTTTGACGAAAATGGAAACGATTGAATTAAAAACAGAACAACAATTCTCTAAAACTAAAATTCAAGAAACATTTGATTTTTGGAAACAACAATTTGATGATGAATGGGGCGGATTTAATCGCGCGCCAAAATTTATGTTATCAAATGCATGGGAAACTATTCTTCGTTTTGGTATTCAGACAAAGGATGAAGAATTATTGATTCAAACTAAAATTACTTTGGATCGTATGGCATTTGGTGGAATTTACGATCAATTGAAAGGTGGATTTGCACGTTATTCGGTTGATCCATATTGGAAAGTTCCACACTTCGAGAAAATGCTGTATGATAATGGACAATTACTTTCTTTATATGCAAACGCCTATAAAGTTTACGGTGAAGCTGAATATAAAAAAGTTATTGAAGAAACTATAAATTGGTTAAAATTGGAAATGCTTTCTCCTGAAAATGCTTTTTATGCTGCAATTGATGCGGATTCGGAAGGTGAAGAAGGTAAATATCATGTTTGGAATGCGACAGAATTAAAAGAAATTTTAAGTGACGATTTCGAATTATTCAAAACCTATTACAACATTGATGGATTTGGCGAATGGGAACACGGGAATAATATTTTGATGCGATTAACTGATAATGGTGAATTTTGCGAGAAAAATAAAATTTCGGAACCTGAACTACAAGCTAAAATTAAAACTTGGAAATCAATTTTAAATCCAATTCGTGAACAAAGAATAAAACCTCATCGTGATGAAAAGATCTTAACTTCTTGGAATGCTTTAACAATAAAAGGTTTGTGCGATGCTTACCAAGCAACTGGAAATATTGAATATTTACAATTAGCTGAAAATGCAATTTCATTCTTGTTAGCAAACCAATGGAACGGAGAAACTTTGTATAGAAATTATAAAGACGAACAAACAACAATTCCTGGATTTTTAGATGATTATGCATTAGTAATTGAAGCTTTAATTAAATTATTTGAAACCTCAACGAATCAAAATTATTTAGAAAAAGCACAAGAAATTACTGAACAGGTTTTCAATCAATTCTACAATCACAAAAATAAAATGTTTGCCTACAAATCGCATTACGACACACCTTTGGTGAATGAAACATTTGAAATTTATGACAATGTAATTTCATCATCTAATTCGATCATGGCGAATAACTTATTCAAATTAGGAAAAATTTTAAGTCAAGAACATTACATCGAACAAGCGAAACAAATGTTATCCAACATCGAAGAAAAGATTCCCGATTATCCAACGGGATTTGCAAATTGGATTCAATTGTATTTGAATTTTAGTCACGATTTTAAAGAAATTGTAGTTATTGGAGATGAAGCCATTGATTATTTAAAACAATTGAATTTTTATTATATTCCAAATGCAGTATTTGTTGCTTCTGAAACAGAAAATTTAGAAGTTACACAACAACGATTAACGAAAGGTAAAACGGGAATACATATTTGCGAAAATTATGCTTGTAAAATGCCGGTTTATTCTGTTGATGAAGCGTTGGATGTGATTTAA
- a CDS encoding DNA-3-methyladenine glycosylase I has translation MEKIRCGWVTKDQIYIDYHDNEWGKPVYDDKKLFEFLILESFQAGLSWLTILKKRENFRKAFDDFEVNKVANFSEDKIEKLVKDEGIIRHRGKINAAIHNAKLFIDIQQEFGSFSTFIWSYVNHHPIINEWNSIKDIPATSQLSDQIAKDLKKRGFKFLGSTTIYAHMQATGMIDDHIKDCHCRSL, from the coding sequence ATGGAAAAAATACGTTGCGGTTGGGTAACAAAAGATCAAATTTATATTGATTATCATGATAACGAATGGGGAAAACCGGTTTATGATGATAAAAAATTATTTGAATTTCTGATTTTAGAAAGTTTCCAGGCTGGATTAAGTTGGTTAACAATTTTAAAAAAACGAGAAAATTTTAGAAAAGCTTTCGATGATTTTGAGGTTAATAAGGTAGCCAATTTTAGTGAAGATAAAATTGAAAAATTAGTTAAAGATGAGGGAATTATTCGTCATCGTGGTAAAATAAATGCAGCCATTCATAACGCGAAATTATTTATTGATATACAACAAGAATTCGGATCATTTTCTACATTTATTTGGAGTTATGTAAATCATCACCCCATTATAAATGAATGGAATTCGATCAAAGATATTCCAGCAACGTCACAACTATCAGATCAAATTGCAAAAGATTTAAAAAAACGTGGCTTTAAATTCTTAGGTTCAACTACTATTTATGCACATATGCAAGCAACTGGAATGATTGATGATCATATAAAAGATTGTCATTGTAGAAGTTTGTAG
- a CDS encoding DMT family transporter, with amino-acid sequence MKIELKYWIILGVLALTWGSSFILIKQGLVAFTPYQVGALRLTIAGGVLAIWGIPSLFKIPKNKLGYVALAGLCGNFVPMFLFPMAQTEVTSSMAGILDSLVPLFILLFGALFFNQRGTKNQIIGATIGFLGAILLVGSDALSGDNSIFHCMLIVLATALYGLNSLILTTYLNDVPSFQLSSSLFTIWLLPSIIILFFSGFFDVFEGTTAQLHSLGYVAILGLVGTALAMILFYKLIQATGSMFSSMVTYLMPIISVFWGVLVGEKITAFHIIGFVMILSGVYLTQKSDKKEIETT; translated from the coding sequence ATGAAAATTGAATTAAAATATTGGATTATCCTTGGCGTTTTAGCCTTAACTTGGGGAAGTTCATTTATCTTAATCAAACAAGGATTAGTCGCTTTTACACCCTATCAAGTAGGTGCGTTGAGATTGACTATTGCAGGAGGAGTATTAGCCATTTGGGGAATCCCAAGTTTATTTAAAATTCCGAAAAACAAATTAGGTTATGTAGCCTTAGCTGGACTTTGCGGAAATTTTGTACCCATGTTTTTATTTCCTATGGCACAAACGGAAGTAACAAGTTCCATGGCAGGAATTTTAGATTCTTTGGTCCCTTTATTTATTTTATTATTTGGTGCATTGTTTTTTAATCAACGAGGAACAAAAAATCAAATTATTGGTGCAACAATCGGATTTTTAGGAGCAATATTATTAGTCGGTAGTGATGCTTTAAGTGGTGATAATAGCATCTTTCATTGCATGTTAATTGTTTTAGCAACCGCTTTATACGGATTAAATAGTTTAATATTAACTACATATTTAAACGACGTTCCTTCATTTCAATTATCGTCATCTTTATTTACAATTTGGCTTTTACCATCAATTATCATTTTATTCTTTTCAGGATTTTTTGATGTTTTCGAAGGTACAACTGCTCAATTACATAGTCTTGGATACGTGGCTATTTTAGGATTGGTAGGAACTGCTTTGGCTATGATTTTATTTTATAAATTAATTCAAGCTACGGGTTCTATGTTCTCTTCTATGGTAACCTATTTAATGCCTATTATCTCAGTTTTTTGGGGAGTTTTAGTTGGTGAAAAAATTACAGCTTTTCATATTATTGGATTTGTAATGATCCTTTCTGGAGTATATTTGACTCAGAAATCAGACAAAAAAGAAATTGAAACTACATAA
- a CDS encoding DUF1574 domain-containing protein, whose translation MKYIKYIVATLFAIYVIAGISDLFYSESLKKKALFSGEVQEWDHVNKGEINVDLAVFGSSRAMIHINPQILEDSLQMKTHNLGLNGSKFKMQYYRFLKYLDNNQHPKTIVWNLDTFSFSHIDEVFQPNQYVPFMLWNYKLYSYLKEYEDSDWKNYIIPFYRYENQKYWQDEIKKADKETLNKSGDFRTKGFKSYDRKWNVNWATLKAKDAEFDHDVYPLMEDLIKKCKEENIQLIFTIAPEFYKGQDYMLNRDEIINRYKKTLENHNLPLLDYSDDSISYQQKWFYNTTHLNNKGADEFSRRLAEDLKPLIK comes from the coding sequence ATGAAATACATCAAATATATCGTGGCTACTTTGTTTGCCATTTATGTTATCGCTGGAATTTCAGATTTATTTTATTCTGAATCTTTGAAGAAAAAAGCACTTTTTAGTGGAGAAGTTCAAGAGTGGGATCATGTTAATAAAGGTGAAATTAATGTGGATTTAGCTGTTTTTGGTTCTTCTCGTGCAATGATTCATATTAATCCTCAAATTTTGGAGGATTCGTTACAAATGAAAACGCATAATTTAGGTTTGAACGGAAGTAAGTTCAAAATGCAATATTATCGTTTTTTAAAATATTTAGATAACAATCAACATCCGAAAACGATAGTTTGGAATTTAGATACCTTTTCTTTTTCGCACATCGACGAAGTTTTTCAACCAAATCAATATGTTCCGTTTATGTTGTGGAACTATAAATTGTATTCGTATTTAAAAGAATATGAAGATTCGGATTGGAAAAATTATATAATTCCATTTTATCGTTACGAAAATCAAAAATATTGGCAAGACGAAATTAAAAAAGCTGATAAAGAAACGCTGAATAAAAGTGGTGATTTTAGAACAAAAGGATTTAAATCCTATGATCGAAAATGGAATGTGAATTGGGCTACATTAAAAGCAAAAGATGCAGAATTTGATCATGATGTTTATCCTTTAATGGAAGATTTAATCAAGAAATGTAAAGAGGAAAATATTCAATTGATTTTTACGATTGCTCCAGAGTTTTATAAAGGTCAAGATTATATGTTAAATCGTGATGAAATTATAAATCGTTACAAAAAGACTTTAGAAAATCACAATTTACCTTTGTTGGATTATTCGGATGATTCAATCAGTTACCAACAAAAATGGTTTTACAATACCACACACTTAAATAATAAAGGTGCTGATGAATTTTCGAGAAGATTAGCAGAAGATTTGAAACCTTTGATAAAATAA
- a CDS encoding GNAT family N-acetyltransferase — MEGKVIWHYKLFDELSAKELYQIIQLRNEVFVIEQDCIYQDADGKDLKCGHLWATINDDIVAYSRIVPKGVSYENEPSIGRVVTSDKVRGMGLGKQLIEYSIQTIENRLFTSSIRISAQLYLKAFYESFGFEQVSEEYLEDDIPHIEMLRK, encoded by the coding sequence ATGGAAGGGAAAGTTATTTGGCATTATAAATTGTTTGACGAATTATCGGCTAAAGAATTATATCAAATTATTCAATTAAGAAATGAAGTTTTTGTGATTGAACAAGATTGTATTTATCAAGATGCTGACGGAAAAGATCTGAAATGTGGACATCTTTGGGCTACGATAAACGATGATATAGTCGCATATTCACGCATTGTACCGAAAGGAGTTTCTTACGAAAACGAACCTTCGATTGGTCGTGTTGTAACTAGCGATAAAGTTCGTGGAATGGGCTTAGGGAAACAATTAATCGAATATTCAATTCAAACTATTGAAAATAGATTATTTACTTCTTCTATCCGAATTTCTGCTCAATTGTATTTAAAAGCCTTCTATGAATCTTTTGGTTTTGAACAAGTATCGGAAGAGTATTTGGAAGATGATATTCCACACATCGAAATGTTGAGAAAGTAA